In Candidatus Zixiibacteriota bacterium, the genomic window AGGTCACACGGTGTGCTCGAGGACGATCTTGAGCCCGATCAGGATCAGTATAATCCCTCCTATTAGCTCCATCCGTTTGCCGAACTTGATCCCTAATCGGCGGCCTGAAACCATGCCGACTCCGGTCATGGCAGCGGCCACCAGGCCGATAATTGCGCTCGGTGTCCAGATCTCGACCTGAAGGAACGCCATGCTCAGGCCGACCGTGAGCGCGTCGATACTGGTCGCCAGCGACAAGGCCACCAGGCTCCTCTTGCGAGTGGGATCGGCCCGGGTGACGCGCTGGTGTTCGGAGGAGAACGACTCGCGTATCATCCTGATTCCGATAACCGCCAGCAGCACGAACGCAAGCCAGTGGTCGAAATTGCGGATGTAGTGCTCCACCTGTGAGCCGCAGTACCAGCCGATCACCGGCATCATGAACTGAAACAGACCGAAATGGAAAGTGAGGCGGAAGAACGGGCGGAAAGTCAGACTCTGACGCTGCGAGCCGATCACCAACGCGACCGCGAAAGCGTCCATCCCCAGGCCGACAGCGATTACCAGTGTAGTGAGCCAGGACATGTCGCGCGCGGAACTACCGGTCCAGAAGCAGGCGGGCCAGTCAGAATAAAATGACCCCGACGGGAGTCGAACCCGTGTTACCGCCGTGAAAGGGCGAGGTCCTAACCACTAGACGACGGGGTCCTTACGGCAAACGGCAATTATACCGGTTTTGTGCCGGCAGTCAACAACCTTGATCGGCCCGTAAGTAGTTTGCGGAGTCCTCGTTGACGGTAAAAGGTGATGTCTGCACTTCACCCATTTGCAGGCCGCATCGCCCGTCACGGCGATTCAACAGCGGCGTCGCGAAGCCTAGGTACCTGAGAGAATCGCCTAACTCTTTCTGGCCGTGGAGATTCCAGTGCCGAAAAATTGTCTCTTGACATACTCGCCTGTGCCCCATTAAAATACCGCCGCAGTATGGCCCATACTCCCTTCGGCTCGCCGGGGTCCGCTTAGGGAAGCTGGACGACTGTCCCACGCCTCGCAAGGACGCGACCCGGCTTGTTTTATCTGCGCCTCAAAGTTGATTTATCAGCCTTACGAAACGACTATACCTCCGCACTCGTGTGAAATCCGGTATCGAGAGGAGTAAACAGGCGTGGCAACTATCCCCACGACGATCAACTGGCGCGCCCTAGCTGGGGTCGCCCTCGTGACCGGCCTTGCGGTCTATAACCTGCCGGGTGTGGTCACGTGGCCGGCGCTCCGTTTTCCTGGCCGAATCAAACCTGACGACATCACCACGTACACCGCCCGGTTCGACGCGCTCCGAGATACCCTCCAGTTTCATCGGGTAGCAGGATACCGCGACGACGGTCAGCACGGCGGCGGCTGGTTTCTCGCCCAGTACGAGCTCGCGCCCACAGTGCTCGTTCAGGGGGCAGAGCAGCCGTTGGTGGTCGGTAACTTCCACTCCGACGATTCCCCGGAACTTCACTGGGTCCGTGAGAATTTGAGACTCATTTGTGACTACGGCAAAGGCGTGAGTCTGTACAGCGGAGTGAGCCGGTGACTTTGTCAGCGCTCCTGATCGCGGCAGGTATACTGCTGCCGTCGCTGGTCGCCTGGCTTCTGCTCACTCGCTATTGGCCGGGTTCAGTAGCGGACACTTCCAATCGCCTTCTCCGGGTTGCGCTCGCCGCTCCTTTGGGATTGTGGTACAGCTCGATCCGCTTCTTCATCTGGTCGCTCCTCTTCACCCCCGAGAGTCGGAGGGCGGCGCTGGTCCACGCCCTCATGATGATTGTCGCTGCGATCTTCTTGTTTGCGACAAAGCATGTGCACGGGAAAACAGACGCTTCACCATCGGCCGCCGCCTCGCTGTCGCCCGACCTCCCCACGCCCGCGCTCGCCGGAGCGGATACTGGCCTTGTGGGGCGGTGTTGCTGCGGCCGGTCTGGCCGTATGCGGGTTTGTCTCCTTTGCGCTGCGCCACCCGCACGGGCTGTGGGACGCCTGGGCGATCTGGAACCTTCGCGCCCGCTTTCTCTACCGGTTGGCATCGTATTAGGCCGACAGCTTTTCACCTGAGCTGTTCTGGTCCAGCCCCGATTATCCGCTCGGACTGCCGGGTTCAGTGGCGTTGCTCTGGAAGCACGCAGGCGGTGAGACAGTTCTGGTCCCGATTTTCATCGCGGCCTTGTTCTTCCTAGCGACCGGTGCTGTGCTGTACGCCGGTCTGAGAGTGTTATCCGGGCAGGTTGCGGCGGCACTCGGACTGATCGCTCTGGCGGGTACACCGTTTTTCGTGCGACATAGCGCCGCGCAGTACGCCGATGTCCCGGTCGGGTTCTTCTTCCTGACAACCGTGATACTCCTGGCTGTATACGATTGCGATCCCGGCAAACGTCGCGGCTGGCTGGTCCTGTCAGGCATGGCGGTGTCGCTGGCCGTCTGGACCAAGAACGAGGGACTACTCTTTCTCGTTGCTCTGGCAACTGCGCGTCTGCTGCCGGCGGCGGTTGGTCGCGAGTGGCGGCAGTTGGGCCGCGATATGCTCGCACTGGCGCTTGGCGCCGCACCGGCCCTGCTCGCGCTGGTTGTGTTCAAGATCGCGTTTGCTCCGCCCGACGGTCTCCTGGCGCTCCAGGGTTGGGGCGCGATAGTCGAAAAGCTCGGTGACTGGTCGCGCTATCAGGAAGTAGCGGCGGCATTTGTCAAAGAGGTGAGCTCTTTCGGCGGCGGTATGAGTGTGGTGATTATACTGACGTTCGCCCTGGCCGGGGCTGACTGGCGGCGATTCAAACAACGCTACTGGCTGAGCGGGATGATGGTATTATTGGTAATGGTAATCGGTTTTTTCTTCGTTTACATCATCACACCGCAAAGATTGACCTGGTACATGGGCGTTTCATTGAATCGGATTCTACCGCAGCTCTGGCCGATGACCGTATTTCTTGTTCTCGTAAATCTCCGACCGACAGGGATCGGTGGCCCACCCGCGTCCGGTGGCCCACCCGCTTGCGGGTGGGATTGAGATGCCCCTCGCGCGGCACACCATCGGTGCCCCAGGGCTTGCCCTGGGATGAATCTGGTGGTCATCGCCGAAGAGCGTGCTCCCCTCCGCCGGCAGATGAGGACATCTGCCTGGCAAGTTCACACACCGTTGCCTGGTGGCCCACCGCTTGCGGTGGGATGGAGAGATCCCTCGGACGTCACACCCTCGGTGGCCCACCATTTATGGTGGGATTGAGGTGCCCTTGTAACTGATCGGCAGGCCTCCGCGCCTGCCGTCGATTGCCAAGGGGGGGATGTAACCCCGCCGATCAGAAGAGAGCGAGATTCGTTTCGCATACAAACAACCCCGGTGCCCCATCCTTTGGGTGGGAGTGAGACGACTCCCGCGCACCAAGAATTAAGGAAAACAAGGACGATCTCCGGGACAATCGGGTAATGTCGAAACGGCCCGAAGCGGCCTCGTTTCGACCTACAAAACATAATATCGTCATAGCAAGCATCCCGACCTGCTATATTAGCCCTCATGCTTGACTCGTCACGCCTCTCCGCACAGCCGATGTACCGCTTTCTCATGGTCCTGACCATCAGCTCGACCATGGGCCTGCAGGCCTGGCGCACCCTGTTCGATAACTTTTCGGTCAACGTGGTGGGGATCGACGGTAACCAGATGGGGATCATTCAATCGGTGCGCGAGATTCCGGGGTTCCTGGCGCTGCTGGTGGTGCTGGTTATGCTGCTGCTCAAGGAGCATCGCATCTCGGCGCTGTCGGTGCTAACTCTCGGTATCGGTGTCGCCATTACTGGCTTGTTTCCGTCGTATCTCGGCCTGATCGGCACCACGCTGGTGATGAGCCTCGGTTTCCACTACTACGAAACCACGAACCAGTCGCTTACTTTGCAGTATTTCGACGAGAAAACATCGCCGCTGGTGCTGGGCAAATTGCGCGGGATCAGCGCGGGGGCCAATATCGCGGTCGGCCTGCTGATTTTCGTACTGACACCGTACCTGCCGTACGTGTGGCTCTATGGGCTATTGGGCGGCATGATCGCGCTCTCAGGCGTGTGGGGCCTGCTGCAGAAGCCGACCCGCGACGACTTGCCGGTCCAGCACACCACGATGATCTTGCGCAGACAGTACTGGCTCTACTATGTACTGACCTTCCTGGCCGGAGCGCGGCGGCAGATCTTTGTCGCCTTCTCGGTTTTCCTCATGGTGAAGAAATTCGGATTCGATGTTCAGGAAATCACCGTGCTGTTCGTCATCAACAACGTGGTGAACTACTTTCTAAGTCCGGCGATCGGCTGGGCGATCGTGCGTTTCGATGAACGCAAGGTGCTTTCGCTGGAGTATTTTTCATCGGTGTTCATATTCCTCGGCTATGCCTTGGTCGATTCCAAGTGGCTGGTGGCGCTTCTGTACATGGCCGACCATATCTTCTTCAATTTCGCGGTCGCCATTCGGACATTCTTTCAGAAGATCGGCGATCCCAAAGACGTTGCCCCGAGCATGGCGGTCGGGTTTACGATCAACCATATCGGCGCGGTGGTGTTTCCCGTTGTCGGCGGACTGCTCTGGGCGGTAGACTATCGAATTCCGTTCGTGGCCGGGGCGGTGTTAGGACTGGGGTCTCTCATGTTCGTACAGATGATCCCCGGGCAGGTGCGCCTACGGCAGGCAGGCTCTCGCGGGCCTATTTCGGCTGCGACGTAACCACCAACCAGAGTATAACCAGCAGCAATACGAGAACCGAGATCATCAGGTACTGCCTCGGACCGAGAGACCATTTCCTGCGTTCGACGGTCGCCGGCTCGGTCTCGAGCGACATCATGGCCTGAATCGTCAATATCAGTTCTTCGGCCGACGCAAACCGTTCGCCCGGGGATGCCGCCAGGAGCCGTCCGAGCAGCAGCCGCGCCACCCCGGGAGCCTGCTGTTCCGAGAACTGCGAGAAGACGACCGGCGGTGAACCCTGGGGAATCTGACCGGTCAGGAGGTGATATAGGACGACACCGAGCGCATACAGGTCGCCTGACGGTGTGGCCTGGGCGCCACGGGACAATTCGGGAGCGAGAAATACGGACTGCTCTGCGTTTGGTAGTCCCGTTGCGATGGCCCCCAGCCCGGAGTCGACCAGCCGTGTCCGGCCCTGAGAGTCGACAAACACATTCGATGAGGTGACATTGCCGTGCACCAGGCCGGTGTCGTGAATTGACTTGAGAGTGCACGCCAGCTCCAGAGCTAGGTTCAGCCAGCGGTCGTATTCGACGGGAGCACTAATCGCAAGTGCAGAGACATCCTGACCGTCGACATACTGCCTGGCAACAAACCAGCAGCCGTCGGCCTCTTCCAAAGCGTAGAAGCGGGCGATGCCGGCATGCTCGAGCGCGTTTATTTGCTCCATTGATGCAAGAAATCGCTGTCGCCAAGCCTCGTCAGCAGCGTGCGGGCGACGCATTTCCTTGATGACCACCGCCCGCTGTGAAGTCGAGTCGATAGCCGACCAAGTGATGCCGTTCTTCCCCTCGCCTAATTTCTCTGCTATCTCATAGTGAAGAAGCCGTTTCATGAGTTAACGCCGCCGTTCAGGTCGGACAAACATCACGCACCGGCGGATAGAAGCAACAAGAAACGGAAGACGTACGAGAGGAGGCCCCAAGGGTGTAGGTCGGGATGCTTGTCATCCCGACACGATGGCCGTCGCACCCGGAGCCCCACCTTTTGGGTGGGGATGAGACGACTCTGCCGCAGACGACTCCTGGTGGCCCACCCGGCTGCGGGTGGGATGGAGATTACTCTGGCATGAAGAGCTGCCATCCGCCGGCAGATGAGGGCATCTGCCGGGCACGGACACAAAGCCGTCGGAGGATGAGCCTCGGTGGCCCATCCGCTTGCGGGTGGGATGGAGATTACTCTCGCATGAAGAGCTGCCATCCGCCGGCAGATGAGGGCATCTGCCGGGCACGTTCATATATTCGCCGGCAGATGACGACCCGCCGCATCGTTCTCAGTTGTTGTGGCGTGTATCCGGATTGAGCGTTCGATCCAGGAGCGTTAGCAGTTCCTCGGACCGGATCGGCTGCGAAATGCAGCCCGCCGCGCGTAGTGTCAGCGAGGCCTGCTCCGCGGCGGAGATCGCCTGCGGTGCGCCGGCCAGAACCAGAGGCAAATCTGGACAGGCTTCGCGCAAACGGGCCAGGCGCTCCGTGTTCTCGGCAGAAGTGGTGTCGATTCCCGCGATAATCGCATCGAAACTGCCGCGCTGAAGTTCCTCGAGAGCCTCGTCGCCGCCCGCCGCTGCAAACGACAGGTAATTGCCGAGCGAGAGGGTTTCGGTCAACCTGTCGCGGAGTTCATCCTCGGCCACATCAATCAGAATTCGTCGCGGCGGCGGCAGACGCTTCCCGGTGCGGTTGGCTTTGAGCGTCTTCTCGATCAGGTCCTCGAGGAGCTCGATACGAAACGGCTTGGAGAGATAACCATCAGGCGCGGCCGCCGCCATCGTCTCTTCCGATACTACCCCAGTAATAAACAGCACCGGAAGCAACGGACACGCCCGCCTGATTTTCTTGGTCAGTGTGAGTCCGTCCATGTGGGGCATCTTGATATCGGTAATGACCAGATCGAAATCGTGATGTCCCTCTTCGCGCAACAGCGCCATCGCCTCGACCCCATCGGATGCCGCCGTCGATTCGTAACCGATCGCCGTCAGGGTATCGACAAGCAGCGTGCGCAGCATCGGATCGTCATCGACCACCAATACCTTGCCCTTGGACGCCATAACTCAACCTCGAATGATCTTGAGGATCTCGTCGGTTTTGGTCTTC contains:
- a CDS encoding manganese efflux pump MntP family protein — its product is MSWLTTLVIAVGLGMDAFAVALVIGSQRQSLTFRPFFRLTFHFGLFQFMMPVIGWYCGSQVEHYIRNFDHWLAFVLLAVIGIRMIRESFSSEHQRVTRADPTRKRSLVALSLATSIDALTVGLSMAFLQVEIWTPSAIIGLVAAAMTGVGMVSGRRLGIKFGKRMELIGGIILILIGLKIVLEHTV
- a CDS encoding glycosyltransferase family 39 protein, which produces MALLWKHAGGETVLVPIFIAALFFLATGAVLYAGLRVLSGQVAAALGLIALAGTPFFVRHSAAQYADVPVGFFFLTTVILLAVYDCDPGKRRGWLVLSGMAVSLAVWTKNEGLLFLVALATARLLPAAVGREWRQLGRDMLALALGAAPALLALVVFKIAFAPPDGLLALQGWGAIVEKLGDWSRYQEVAAAFVKEVSSFGGGMSVVIILTFALAGADWRRFKQRYWLSGMMVLLVMVIGFFFVYIITPQRLTWYMGVSLNRILPQLWPMTVFLVLVNLRPTGIGGPPASGGPPACGWD
- a CDS encoding MFS transporter gives rise to the protein MLDSSRLSAQPMYRFLMVLTISSTMGLQAWRTLFDNFSVNVVGIDGNQMGIIQSVREIPGFLALLVVLVMLLLKEHRISALSVLTLGIGVAITGLFPSYLGLIGTTLVMSLGFHYYETTNQSLTLQYFDEKTSPLVLGKLRGISAGANIAVGLLIFVLTPYLPYVWLYGLLGGMIALSGVWGLLQKPTRDDLPVQHTTMILRRQYWLYYVLTFLAGARRQIFVAFSVFLMVKKFGFDVQEITVLFVINNVVNYFLSPAIGWAIVRFDERKVLSLEYFSSVFIFLGYALVDSKWLVALLYMADHIFFNFAVAIRTFFQKIGDPKDVAPSMAVGFTINHIGAVVFPVVGGLLWAVDYRIPFVAGAVLGLGSLMFVQMIPGQVRLRQAGSRGPISAAT
- a CDS encoding serine/threonine-protein kinase, whose translation is MKRLLHYEIAEKLGEGKNGITWSAIDSTSQRAVVIKEMRRPHAADEAWRQRFLASMEQINALEHAGIARFYALEEADGCWFVARQYVDGQDVSALAISAPVEYDRWLNLALELACTLKSIHDTGLVHGNVTSSNVFVDSQGRTRLVDSGLGAIATGLPNAEQSVFLAPELSRGAQATPSGDLYALGVVLYHLLTGQIPQGSPPVVFSQFSEQQAPGVARLLLGRLLAASPGERFASAEELILTIQAMMSLETEPATVERRKWSLGPRQYLMISVLVLLLVILWLVVTSQPK
- a CDS encoding response regulator, which gives rise to MASKGKVLVVDDDPMLRTLLVDTLTAIGYESTAASDGVEAMALLREEGHHDFDLVITDIKMPHMDGLTLTKKIRRACPLLPVLFITGVVSEETMAAAAPDGYLSKPFRIELLEDLIEKTLKANRTGKRLPPPRRILIDVAEDELRDRLTETLSLGNYLSFAAAGGDEALEELQRGSFDAIIAGIDTTSAENTERLARLREACPDLPLVLAGAPQAISAAEQASLTLRAAGCISQPIRSEELLTLLDRTLNPDTRHNN